In the Acetobacteroides hydrogenigenes genome, ACATGTAGCCTAACACGGGATCTGCAGCTACGCTAATCTTTTCGGGTTCTAAATAGGCTTTCTCTTCGGCAGGTTTTGCCAATAAATCGCTACTCAACGCTCCCTTAGATGATTTGTAAACCTGACGAGGCGTAATGTTATGCTCGATGTTGTAACTGGCCTGCTTTTCGCGCCGACGGTTGGTTTCGCTAATGGTTTTCTCCATCGAATCGGTAATCTTATCGGCATACATAATTACCAAACCATTTATATTACGAGCGGCACGCCCTGCCGTTTGGGTTAGCGAACGCGCAGACCGAAGAAATCCTTCCTTATCGGCATCAAGAATAGCAACAAGAGAGACTTCCGGTAAGTCGAGCCCCTCGCGAAGAAGGTTAACCCCTACCAGCACATCAAACAAACCCGCTTGTAGGTCTTCCATTATTTGAATTCGCTCCAGCGTTTCCACATCGGAGTGGATATAGCGGGTTCTAATGCCCATACGGACTAGATACTTGGTTAGCTCCTCGGCCATACGCTTGGTAAGCGTAGTTACAAGAACTCTCTCCTCCTTCTCCGTTCTCTTGTAAATCTCCTCTAGAAGATCGTCTATTTGGTTTGCCGTTGGGCGAACCTCTATTACCGGATCAAGCAGTCCTGTTGGACGAATAACCTGCTCCACAATCACTCCTTCACTCTTTTTCAGCTCATAGTCGGCTGGCGTAGCGCTTACGAATACGGCCTGATTCACCAGCGTCTCAAACTCGTCGAACTTAAGCGGACGGTTATCGATTGCTGCAGGAAGTCGGAACCCGTATTCAACCAGGTTGTTCTTGCGCGAGTAATCGCCACCGTACATAGCGCGAACCTGAGGTATCGTTACGTGGCTTTCATCAATTATTATCAATCGATCGTTGGGGAAGTAGTCGAGCAAGCAGAATGGGCGCATTCCCGGTTTTCGGCCATCAAAGTAACGAGAGTAGTTTTCGATACCCGGACAGTATCCCAGCTCCTTCAGCATCTCCATATCGTACTCAACGCGCTGCTTTAGGCGTTTTGCTTCCGCAAACTTCCCTACGCTATTAAAGAACTCTACTTGCTGCACTAAATCGTCCTGAATTTGACGAATGGCGTTGTTCATCCGCTCCTTGGTGGTAACAAATAGGTTTGCTGGATAAATAAGCACCTCATCCGGCTCATCGATAACTGAACCCGTTATAGGATCAAATATCTCCAGGCTCTCTATCTCATCTCCCCAAAAGGAGATACGGTAAGCACTATCGCTGTAGGCAAGGTAAACATCAACCGTATCGCCCTTAACCCTAAAGCGTCCACGGCTAAACTCTACCTCGTTGCGCGAGTAAAGCGCATCCACTAAGCCGTAAAGCAGCTTGTTTCGGCTAAGAATTTGACCGCGTCTAAGCTTTATGGTTGTTGCATGAAAGTCTTCGGGGTTTCCGATGCCGTATAAGCACGATACAGATGATACCACAATAACATCCCTCCTACCCGATAGCAACGCCGATGTAGTGCTCAAGCGTAATTTTTCAAGCTCATCGTTAATGGCCAGGTCCTTTTCGATGTAAACATCGGTAGTCGGAATATAGGCCTCGGGCTGGTAGTAGTCGTAGTACGATACGAAGTACTCCACCGCATTTTCGGGGAAAAAGGTCTTAAACTCTCCGTAAAGCTGAGCAGCCAACGTTTTATTGTGGCTAAGGATAAGTGTAGGGCGATTGAGCTGCGCCACTACGTTTGCCATGGTAAACGTTTTACCAGAACCCGTTACCCCAAGAAGCACGTTGTACTTGCTTTCGCCCCTAATGTTTTCCACCAGCTGACGAATAGCCTCAGGCTGATCACCAGTGGGCTTAAATTCGGATGTAAGCTTAAAATCCATAGCACTACAATAATATCTTAATTTGCAAAGTTAAGTAAATAGGACTACAAGCGGCTTGCACATCGGCAATTCTTTAGAATGCCATGCTGCAATATCGGCTTAAGGAAATAGGATAATTAATGCAACGTAGAAAGCCCACCCGTATATGATACGAGTGGGCTTAGACTAAAAAGCATATAAGTCTAACCTACTTGAATAACCTCAAAAAGCATTATAGGACACCCAGCTGATGTAGCAGGGAAATATTGTGCTTCACCAAGTTTATATCCTGAACTATTGATGTAGCCGATATCGTAGCACCGCTCATAGCATCAACATTACGCCTATACTCGAAAATGTAACCAATTGCCTTACCGGCAAACTGCTTTAGCCAAAATCGGCTAGCCACGGCTCCTCCATACGGAGGTCGGTATTCCAAAATTTTCACCTTAGAGGTAACCAAATCGGCATCAAAAACAACCGCATAGTCGAATGTTTCCGTTCGTCCGTTGGTTTGAGATACGTAAACATACCCCACGGCATTCCCTTCCTTTTTGACAATGCATAGAGTACCATCGGGCATTGGCTTCGCCAACCTTCGCTGGGTGTTATCGTCAATGGTTAAGTAGGTAAGCGAATAGCCACGACCAAAGCAGCCATCAATTAATTCCTTCTGCTTACTCTGCGAGAACTTCGAAAGCTCCAACTTAGCCATTGCCGAAACGCTAAGGACACCCAAAAACACAACTAGCAGAAATACCTTTTTCATCCGAATAAAATTGTTTTTAAAGGCTAAATGCAACCCGCATAACAAGGCTTTATTCATGCCTGTTTGCGACTGCTAGTCTTGCGGGTTTCATGATAATTGATTAGAAGGTTACGCCAACTCCTAGATTTAGCGTTCCAACGGCAGAATCGTCGGCTTTAGACTTGGACAACAAATAGTCGGCTTTGAGCACCGCACCTTTAGCAATTCGGTAGCCAACCCCAAACACCCAATCCTGCTTATTGTAGGCATCCTTTCGTGTTGCTCCCGATGCAACCTTATAGTTGGTATCGTACTTTTCGTAGCGTACAAAGGGGGTAAGAGCACCTTCGCCGCTGCCATCTTTAGCAAATAGGTCGTAGGCAAACTCTACGTAGTAGCCAAGCATTGCAGAACCTAAATCCTTTTTTGTAAGCTTATTGTACTCGGCAACATTAGCCAACGATGCATATGCAACCACCCCTCGTGTTTTGAAGTTTCCTATTGAGTAACGGTAATCGGCACCAACCATCGAGATATTTACAACCGAAGAGTCGGCCTTTGCCATGGCTGCATGGTTGCTCTTATCCAGCTTATTGAATAGCGTTGAACCTGTTTCGCCAAAATAACCTGATACTCCCAGTACCAGATTCGGAACCGCATCGTAGGTAAGACGTGCGGCTACGCTTGGGCTGCCCATTACAGCCTTTGCTCCCTTCTGACGACCACCTCTCAATCCGGACGATCCGCCAAGCAAACCGCCACCATCGTAGCTTTTAAACCCATTCATTACGTACACCTGATAGCCCAAGCCAGCCTCACTGAATCGCCCTTGAAAGCCTGCGCCAATCTCGCGCCATGTTGATGGTATAATACTATTGTCGACGGCAGGACGCAGCACCCCATTAAACGATGTTGGCTCGTGATACTCGTTTACGATACCAAATGGAGTTAACAGCAAACCAGCTTTAAGCTGCAACCTTTCGTCGAAACGATGGTTCAGGTAAGCCTGTTCAATCCAAATTTCCTTTACATGCTCAAATTCGATCTCCGTATGAAATGATGTTTTCGACGAAAACTGGTAGTTCATCATCATAACCACACGGCTAACATCCAAATTCCCATTTTGCTTAAAGCCCGATTTGATAGGCTGAACATAATCGATGGTTCCGTAGCCGCCAATCGACAAACGAGATGCTCTTTCGGCATCGTTTACAGCTAAACCTTGTCCATTTACCGCTGACATTCCGCCTAAAAGGGCAAATGCAGCTAACAGTAGATCCTTTTTCATTACAGACTTTATTAAGTTTTCTGCTACTAAATACCGGCTAAACCATAAGCGCAGCCTCCTTTGAAATAATCTGCGCCCTACAATCAACCATTATTTAGACTTGATTAAAATTACGTTGCAAAAAAAGATATAAACTGAATGCCTTCATATACCTACTTTTTGGTATTTTCGTCGGCTAATTAAGTAACCCGCACATTTTACTGCCATTTATGGAACTCCTTACCCTTTTTGCCCTTGCCGTTGGCCTCTGCTTCGATACGTTTGCCGTTTCTATTTCGAGCGGACTAATGAAAAGGGAAATAACCTTTAAGCAGGCGCTTCGAATTGCTATTGTACTTGGTGCTTTTCAAGGGTTGATGCCTGCAATCGGATGGTTTTTAGGAATCAGCATTAAGGAGTACATTCAAGAGTGGGATCACTGGATTGCGTTTATTCTGCTCGCCATACTTGGTGGTAAAATGATCTACGAAAGCTTTAGCAAAGGAGACGATAAGGAATTTGATCCGCTTAACGTAAAGGTGATGGTAGGAATGGCCATTGCAACCAGCATCGACGCGCTGATTGTTGGCGTTAGCTTCGGGATGTTCGAGGTTAATCTTCCACTTGCCGTTATTGTTATTGGAGGGGTTACCATGTTTGCCTCAATGCTCGGAATATTCTTAGGAAAAAAAACTGGCGCCCATTTAGGAGAAAAAATTGAGGTGCTTGGTGGAATAATCCTTATCGCTATTGGGGTAAAAATTGTAGTGCAGCACCTTTGGTTTGCGTAAAAAAGGATTTAAAGAAGCTGCGAATACGCGTCTCCTAGATTGGTAAAGCTTTCGCAAAAGCCGATCGTACGCTGCAAGCCAAAAATTTCAACTTCGAATCTATCCTATCGATGCCTTTTGTATCAAATCAATTGCTTTTATTGCAATTTTAAGTAGGTCAAGGATAGCTTTGCCCTGCTTTCGATATTCGTGACCTTCATCCATTTTACCTGTATCTGACGTTATTTAACATCCGTTTTTCTGTACTTCCGTGGATAATAGTACTTTTGAAGCCGAATGAGCATGTATCGTCAAATATCATTTCGACTAGTATTTCTTCTAGCAGTTCTCTTTTGCTATGGCTTGAGCGAAAACGCACAGAGCGACCCTAACCTATGTGCTGTTGAGCTCATGGAAGGGAAAGAGAGCTTCGTAATTAAGGATGCATCAGAGATAGACTCGTACAACGACGATAAAATTAGCACCGATGCTTGCATGCCCCTTTTATCGGCACAAAAAAAGGAGCATAGTATCGTTCATACGAGCAGCGCAATCATTCATTACCCCGCCCCTATTTGGCAACCGCCCAAAAGCTGCTAAAAAGCCTATCCGCTTAGCCCTACTTATGCACAAATACGTCGTTCGTGTAAGCCGCACGCGTATAGCAACATTTTTAATGTGATGGTTGATTGCATCTTTTAAACGGTTAGATGCCATTCATAAAAACCACATTAGGCTCCCGGATACGATATTAGCGCTCGTATTACCGTTCTGGTAACGTTTTATTTTACAACAATTAAATCAGGATAACCTATCTATGGCTTGGTTAAGATCGATGTATAGCTGGATTCTAAAATGGGCTGATACACCCTACGGACCATTGGCTCTATTTATTACCGCCTTCGTAGAATCGATATTTTTCCCCGTACCTCCCGATATTCTGCTTATAGCTCTGGCTTTGGGATGTACCTCAAAATCGTTTCGATTTGCCCTAAACTGTACAATAGGCTCTATACTAGGCGCTATTGTGGGCTACTATATTGGCTTTTTTGCATGGATTTCTCCTAGCGGAGAGTTTACCCCATTTGCCAACTTCTTCTTTAACAATATCCCTGGATTCTCTATAGACCTTTACAATAGCATTAAAGAGCTATTCAACCAGTGGGATTTTTGGGTGATTTTTACGGCAGGATTTACTCCAATACCCTATAAGGTTTTCACCATAACCTCTGGAGTGTTCGATTTAAATATGCCAATGTTCGTCCTTGCTTCCTTTATAAGCCGTGGTTTGCGATTTTTCCTTATTGCATACCTTATCTGGCGATTTGGAGCAAGCATCAAGCACTTTATCGACAAGTATTTTAATGCGCTGGCATTAGGATTTACGGTGCTACTTATAGGAGGTTTTGTCCTCGTAACGTACTTATTTTAAAACAAACAGCATGATTATAAACGCCTACATTTGGATCGGATTTATTGTATTTGTACTGCTAATGCTCACCTTAGACCTAGGTGTGTTTCACCGCAAATCGCACGAGGTAAAAATTAAGGAGGCCCTTACTTGGAGCGCTGTATGGATTTTGCTGGCGCTAGCTTTTAACTATGGCATTTACCTCTTCATGGGGAAGGAAAAAGCCCTAGAGTTTTTGGCGGGTTACCTAATCGAAAAATCGTTAAGCGTC is a window encoding:
- the uvrB gene encoding excinuclease ABC subunit UvrB; this encodes MDFKLTSEFKPTGDQPEAIRQLVENIRGESKYNVLLGVTGSGKTFTMANVVAQLNRPTLILSHNKTLAAQLYGEFKTFFPENAVEYFVSYYDYYQPEAYIPTTDVYIEKDLAINDELEKLRLSTTSALLSGRRDVIVVSSVSCLYGIGNPEDFHATTIKLRRGQILSRNKLLYGLVDALYSRNEVEFSRGRFRVKGDTVDVYLAYSDSAYRISFWGDEIESLEIFDPITGSVIDEPDEVLIYPANLFVTTKERMNNAIRQIQDDLVQQVEFFNSVGKFAEAKRLKQRVEYDMEMLKELGYCPGIENYSRYFDGRKPGMRPFCLLDYFPNDRLIIIDESHVTIPQVRAMYGGDYSRKNNLVEYGFRLPAAIDNRPLKFDEFETLVNQAVFVSATPADYELKKSEGVIVEQVIRPTGLLDPVIEVRPTANQIDDLLEEIYKRTEKEERVLVTTLTKRMAEELTKYLVRMGIRTRYIHSDVETLERIQIMEDLQAGLFDVLVGVNLLREGLDLPEVSLVAILDADKEGFLRSARSLTQTAGRAARNINGLVIMYADKITDSMEKTISETNRRREKQASYNIEHNITPRQVYKSSKGALSSDLLAKPAEEKAYLEPEKISVAADPVLGYMSKSEIQKSIQQAKENMEKAAKNLDFIEAAKYRDEMFALIELADKKTK
- a CDS encoding FMN-binding protein, which codes for MKKVFLLVVFLGVLSVSAMAKLELSKFSQSKQKELIDGCFGRGYSLTYLTIDDNTQRRLAKPMPDGTLCIVKKEGNAVGYVYVSQTNGRTETFDYAVVFDADLVTSKVKILEYRPPYGGAVASRFWLKQFAGKAIGYIFEYRRNVDAMSGATISATSIVQDINLVKHNISLLHQLGVL
- a CDS encoding manganese efflux pump MntP is translated as MELLTLFALAVGLCFDTFAVSISSGLMKREITFKQALRIAIVLGAFQGLMPAIGWFLGISIKEYIQEWDHWIAFILLAILGGKMIYESFSKGDDKEFDPLNVKVMVGMAIATSIDALIVGVSFGMFEVNLPLAVIVIGGVTMFASMLGIFLGKKTGAHLGEKIEVLGGIILIAIGVKIVVQHLWFA
- a CDS encoding YqaA family protein; translated protein: MAWLRSMYSWILKWADTPYGPLALFITAFVESIFFPVPPDILLIALALGCTSKSFRFALNCTIGSILGAIVGYYIGFFAWISPSGEFTPFANFFFNNIPGFSIDLYNSIKELFNQWDFWVIFTAGFTPIPYKVFTITSGVFDLNMPMFVLASFISRGLRFFLIAYLIWRFGASIKHFIDKYFNALALGFTVLLIGGFVLVTYLF